A window from Hemibagrus wyckioides isolate EC202008001 linkage group LG19, SWU_Hwy_1.0, whole genome shotgun sequence encodes these proteins:
- the lmf2b gene encoding lipase maturation factor 2b, whose product MGEVRIPRQMFLWSMASIYLFAFASLYIQIPGLYGKDGVKPVHMPRVQSSLLEKLQDTPSLLWLTPSLGIGPQQGLELICLVGALLSLGAVLLSALRDRLVYLCLWVLYLSLYTVGGDFLHSEWDNLLLEAGFLAFLVAPCLLLQSSSAPHDSVTFWLTRWLLFRLVLCTGVSKLASGDPCWWDLTALSRHYDTQASPTPLAWYAYQLPDWLSRLGAVCVLAAEIAVPLVMFFIPVRGLRINAFSIEVVLQLFNILLGGCSLSHLLTIALSFSLLDDEVFECTPVPKKKAKTKTWGQFLASALTCLFRLAVQLLIVFSAVMFFKLEINWEKKMVTSKPTFSQESFNDFVKQIQVPSIWIGVLSLTWEGVAALLKCLYVRGALGKLWAFIQWVTFTAATVGVFTLSLVPYTALAGMSNKILPEVQEAYEAVEKFQLVSSYGIHHRMIPPAGRPEIIIEGSADKKAWTELSFMYKPSSMSAVPAVLGPHEPRLDRLLWEAARENHDQSPWFTGLIQRLLEGKQEVVSLLQVDEAQYPFSSKPPAFIRAKVYHYHFTRTPEDGTEARTWWKRQLVRDFFPTVKLGDPLLEELLSEAGLKEKFPVQPISNTPLSQALTVIQSQSNGLSGHLLTLSLFATVASILLLKFLFSRTGSSKATKARPVAFEQKSKKSRDHAEPSEKSRAAPNRGGRKENSEERKMDSDKSPRKRK is encoded by the exons ATGGGGGAAGTGCGGATCCCGAGGCAAATGTTTCTGTGGAGCATGGCGAGCAtatatttgtttgcttttgcgTCTCTCTACATCCAGATACCAG gtctgTACGGGAAAGATGGAGTAAAGCCAGTCCATATGCCCCGAGTTCAGTCGTCTCTGCTGGAGAAGCTGCAGGACACGCCGTCCCTCCTGTGGCTGACTCCGTCACTGGGGATCGGACCTCAGCAGGGTCTGGAGCTCATCTGCCTCGTGGGGGCGCTGCTGAGCCTGGGAGCTGTGCTGCTGAGTGCCCTGAGAGACCGCCTGGTGTATCTGTGCCTCTGGGTGCTCTATCTTTCTCTGTACACT GTTGGAGGAGATTTTCTTCACTCTGAGTG gGACAATCTTCTGTTGGAGGCAGGGTTTCTGGCCTTCCTGGTTGCTCCATGTTTGTTACTGCAAAGCTCCTCTGCTCCACATGACTCAGTGACCTTCTGGTTGACCCGCTGGCTGCTCTTCAGGCTTGTGCTCTGCACTGGGGTGAGCAAGCTGGCCAGTGGTGACCCGTGCTGGTGGGacctcacag CTCTGAGTCGGCATTACGACACCCAAGCGAGCCCCACCCCCTTGGCTTGGTATGCCTACCAGCTTCCTGATTGGCTGTCGAGGCTCGGCGCAGTCTGCGTATTGGCAGCTGAGATCGCTGTTCCGCTGGTTATGTTCTTCATTCCTGTTCGTGGATTAAGAATCAACGCCTTTTCCATCGAG GTGGTTCTGCAGCTCTTTAATATCCTCTTGGGTGGCTGCAGCCTGTCCCACCTGCTGACCATCGCACTGAGCTTCTCTCTGCTGGACGATGAGGTGTTCGAATGCACGCCAGTCCCCAAGAAAAAAGCCAAGACTAAGA cttgGGGCCAGTTTTTGGCCTCTGCTCTGACCTGTCTTTTTAGGCTGGCTGTCCAACTGTTAATTGTTTTCAGTGCTGTAATGTTCTTCAAACTGGAGATCAACTGGGAAAAGAAGATGGTGACGTCCAAGCCGA CCTTTTCCCAAGAAAGCTTTAATGACTTTGTGAAGCAGATCCAGGTTCCTAGCATTTGGATCGGAGTGCTGTCTCTGACTTGGGAAGGTGTCGCTGCACTGCTTAA GTGCTTGTATGTACGAGGCGCCCTGGGCAAGCTGTGGGCGTTCATCCAGTGGGTCACGTTCACGGCTGCCACTGTGGGGGTTTTTACCCTCAGCCTT gtGCCGTACACTGCTCTGGCAGGAATGTCCAACAAAATTTTACCCGAGGTCCAAGAAGCCTACGAGGCTGTGGAGAAGTTTCAGCTCGTCAGCTCATACGGCATCCATCACAGGATGATTCCTCCTGCAGGACGGCCTGAGATCATCATTGAAGGCAGCGCTGATAAGAAAGCATGGACG gAGCTGAGCTTCATGTATAAACCCAGCAGTATGAGTGCAGTTCCTGCAGTTCTTGGGCCTCATGAACCACGGTTAGACCGGCTGCTGTGGGAAGCTGCTCGAGAAAATCATGACCAGAGCCCCTGGTTTACAGGCCTGATCCAGCGCCTGCTGGAGGGCAAACAGGAGG TTGTAAGTCTGCTGCAGGTGGATGAAGCTCAATATCCCTTCAGCTCCAAACCTCCAGCGTTCATCAGAGCTAAAGTCTATCACTACCATTTCACTCGCACTCCTGAAGACGG GACGGAAGCTCGGACATGGTGGAAACGCCAGCTTGTGAGAGATTTCTTTCCCACAGTGAAGTTGGGTGACCCTTTACTCGAGGAGTTGCTGAGTGAAGCTGGACTCAAG GAGAAGTTCCCAGTCCAGCCTATTTCAAACACACCTCTATCCCAGGCTCTGACCGTGATCCAAAGCCAGTCAAACGGTCTTTCTGGACACCTTTTGACTCTGAGCCTGTTCGCCACAGTGGcttccatcctcctcctcaaaTTCTTGTTCTCTCGGACCGGGAGCAGCAAAGCCACTAAAGCCAGACCCGTTGCTTTCGAACAAAAAAGTAAGAAATCCAGAGACCACGCCGAACCCTCTGAGAAAAGCCGCGCTGCCCCCAATCGAGGAGGCAGGAAGGAGAACTCTGAGGAGAGGAAGATGGACTCTGATAAAAGCCCACGCAAGAGAAAGTGA
- the ovch1 gene encoding ovochymase-1 isoform X2, whose amino-acid sequence MFGVICLVFTLINGGIAGKLSTLDGAASHQVYKENATNENSVEAIAGVRTFTTEEGAEPRIVGGKEAWPHSWPWQVVLSFADMPACGGAIINENWIVTASHCFRRYSKESFWTVMAGKHDLENEKESSQQTSKVAKIINHEDYNGITKQHDIALMKLQTPLVFNKYVRPIPVWSGELPSLKRCTVTGWGSTTESGPRATKLQEVNITILETDTCLQFYGGVIRSSMMCAGEVTGGVDACQGDSGGPLSCFTGERFEIAGIVSWGVGCGRAKKPGVYTRVASYDQWISSNIDDQLGTDGTRQLLPASRKLPPSSEAAVKKCGQAEVKPCNLDQGSIGFETSDPSGELRVVNLMEACPHSWPWQVSLQSEENHYCSGTLIDERWVLTARHCRAEAGDIVVLGAHDLNAVEVQRATVKAVYSQPYDGSYPPLHDLSLLYLSVPARIGSSVFPVCLSDEDWRFDQGLSCVTTGWGYRRSTPKVSPDVLYQAQVNPLSEQACWTGWGQVFSSNALLCTQSAASSSCLGDAGAPLLCQKNGRYYLAGIMALGLKRCDQQKPAIFTNLSRFRSWIDRTMTNEGF is encoded by the exons ATGTTTGGTGTTATATGCCTCGTCTTTACGTTAATTAACGGTGGAATTG CCGGCAAGCTTTCCACTTTGGATGGAGCCGCATCACATCAGGTTTATAAAGAAAACGCCACAAATGAGAACAGTGTCGAAG CTATAGCCGGTGTGAGAACCTTCACTACGGAGGAGGGGGCGGAGCCACGGATTGTGGGCgggaaagaggcgtggcctcactCCTGGCCCTGGCAGGTAGTGCTGAGTTTTGCCGACATGCCAGCCTGCGGTGGTGCAATCATCAACGAGAACTGGATCGTCACAGCCTCCCACTGTTTCAGACG ATATTCTAAAGAATCCTTCTGGACAGTGATGGCTGGGAAACATGATCTGGAAAATGAAAAGGAGTCCAGCCAACAG ACTTCCAAAGTGGCTAAAATCATCAACCACGAGGACTACAACGGCATAACCAAACAGCACGACATCGCTCTGATGAAGCTGCAGACTCCTCTGGTGTTTAACAAGTACGTGAGGCCCATTCCTGTGTGGAGCGGAGAGTTACCTTCACTGAAACGATGCACCGTTACAGGCTGGGGTTCCACTACTGAGA GTGGCCCGCGTGCAACCAAGCTTCAAGAGGTCAACATTACCATACTGGAGACTGATACCTGTCTGCAATTTTATGGAGGAGTCATCCGTTCCTCTATGATGTGTGCTGGAGAGGTGACGGGAGGTGTGGATGCCTGTCAG GGGGATTCTGGGGGTCCTCTGTCCTGCTTCACAGGAGAGCGCTTTGAAATTGCCGGAATCGTTAGCTGGGGAGTGGGCTGTGGCCGTGCTAAGAAACCAGGCGTCTACACCAGAGTTGCGTCTTATGACCAGTGGATTAGTTCTAACATTGACG ATCAACTCGGCACTGACGGTACACGGCAGTTGTTACCAG CAAGTAGAAAATTACCTCCTTCCTCTGAAGCTGCAG TGAAAAAGTGTGGCCAGGCCGAGGTGAAACCCTGCAATCTAGATCAAGGCTCCATAGGCTTCGAGACATCTGACCCCAGTGGAGAGCTGAGAGTGGTAAACCTGATGGAGGCGTGTCCTCACTCCTGGCCCTGGCAGGTCAGCTTGCAAAGTGAAGAAAACCACTACTGCAGTGGGACCCTCATAGACGAGCGCTGGGTTCTGACCGCACGCCACTGCCGGGCCGA AGCTGGAGATATCGTGGTACTTGGTGCTCATGATCTCAATGCCGTAGAAGTTCAGCGTGCAACAGTCAAGGCAGTGTACAGCCAGCCGTATGATGGCAGCTACCCTCCACTCCATGACCTCTCTCTCCTCTACCTCAGTGTTCCAGCTCGAATAG GATCTTCAGTATTCCCAGTTTGTTTGTCAGATGAAGACTGGAGGTTTGATCAAGGCTTGTCTTGTGTGACAACCGGATGGGGATATAGAAGGTCAACAC CGAAAGTGAGTCCTGACGTTCTGTATCAGGCCCAAGTGAACCCTCTATCTGAGCAGGCCTGCTGGACCGGTTGGGGTCAGGTTTTCAGCTCTAATGCCCTCCTGTGCACACAGTCTGCTGCCTCATCATCCTGCCTG GGCGATGCTGGAGCACCACTTCTGTGCCAAAAGAATGGACGGTACTATCTGGCTGGCATAATGGCATTGGGGCTCAAGCGCTGTGATCAACAGAAACCAGCCATCTTCACTAATCTGTCCAGGTTCCGGTCCTGGATTGATAGAACAATGACCAATGAAGGATTCTAA
- the ovch1 gene encoding ovochymase-1 isoform X1: MYKNSKQKHCISKAISLADFLVIFLLFLHTFKAGKLSTLDGAASHQVYKENATNENSVEAIAGVRTFTTEEGAEPRIVGGKEAWPHSWPWQVVLSFADMPACGGAIINENWIVTASHCFRRYSKESFWTVMAGKHDLENEKESSQQTSKVAKIINHEDYNGITKQHDIALMKLQTPLVFNKYVRPIPVWSGELPSLKRCTVTGWGSTTESGPRATKLQEVNITILETDTCLQFYGGVIRSSMMCAGEVTGGVDACQGDSGGPLSCFTGERFEIAGIVSWGVGCGRAKKPGVYTRVASYDQWISSNIDDQLGTDGTRQLLPASRKLPPSSEAAVKKCGQAEVKPCNLDQGSIGFETSDPSGELRVVNLMEACPHSWPWQVSLQSEENHYCSGTLIDERWVLTARHCRAEAGDIVVLGAHDLNAVEVQRATVKAVYSQPYDGSYPPLHDLSLLYLSVPARIGSSVFPVCLSDEDWRFDQGLSCVTTGWGYRRSTPKVSPDVLYQAQVNPLSEQACWTGWGQVFSSNALLCTQSAASSSCLGDAGAPLLCQKNGRYYLAGIMALGLKRCDQQKPAIFTNLSRFRSWIDRTMTNEGF, from the exons atgtacaaaaactcCAAACAAAAGCATTGTATATCAAAAGCTATTTCTCTCGCAGACTTTTTGGTCATCTTCTTACTTTTTCTTCACACATTTAAAGCCGGCAAGCTTTCCACTTTGGATGGAGCCGCATCACATCAGGTTTATAAAGAAAACGCCACAAATGAGAACAGTGTCGAAG CTATAGCCGGTGTGAGAACCTTCACTACGGAGGAGGGGGCGGAGCCACGGATTGTGGGCgggaaagaggcgtggcctcactCCTGGCCCTGGCAGGTAGTGCTGAGTTTTGCCGACATGCCAGCCTGCGGTGGTGCAATCATCAACGAGAACTGGATCGTCACAGCCTCCCACTGTTTCAGACG ATATTCTAAAGAATCCTTCTGGACAGTGATGGCTGGGAAACATGATCTGGAAAATGAAAAGGAGTCCAGCCAACAG ACTTCCAAAGTGGCTAAAATCATCAACCACGAGGACTACAACGGCATAACCAAACAGCACGACATCGCTCTGATGAAGCTGCAGACTCCTCTGGTGTTTAACAAGTACGTGAGGCCCATTCCTGTGTGGAGCGGAGAGTTACCTTCACTGAAACGATGCACCGTTACAGGCTGGGGTTCCACTACTGAGA GTGGCCCGCGTGCAACCAAGCTTCAAGAGGTCAACATTACCATACTGGAGACTGATACCTGTCTGCAATTTTATGGAGGAGTCATCCGTTCCTCTATGATGTGTGCTGGAGAGGTGACGGGAGGTGTGGATGCCTGTCAG GGGGATTCTGGGGGTCCTCTGTCCTGCTTCACAGGAGAGCGCTTTGAAATTGCCGGAATCGTTAGCTGGGGAGTGGGCTGTGGCCGTGCTAAGAAACCAGGCGTCTACACCAGAGTTGCGTCTTATGACCAGTGGATTAGTTCTAACATTGACG ATCAACTCGGCACTGACGGTACACGGCAGTTGTTACCAG CAAGTAGAAAATTACCTCCTTCCTCTGAAGCTGCAG TGAAAAAGTGTGGCCAGGCCGAGGTGAAACCCTGCAATCTAGATCAAGGCTCCATAGGCTTCGAGACATCTGACCCCAGTGGAGAGCTGAGAGTGGTAAACCTGATGGAGGCGTGTCCTCACTCCTGGCCCTGGCAGGTCAGCTTGCAAAGTGAAGAAAACCACTACTGCAGTGGGACCCTCATAGACGAGCGCTGGGTTCTGACCGCACGCCACTGCCGGGCCGA AGCTGGAGATATCGTGGTACTTGGTGCTCATGATCTCAATGCCGTAGAAGTTCAGCGTGCAACAGTCAAGGCAGTGTACAGCCAGCCGTATGATGGCAGCTACCCTCCACTCCATGACCTCTCTCTCCTCTACCTCAGTGTTCCAGCTCGAATAG GATCTTCAGTATTCCCAGTTTGTTTGTCAGATGAAGACTGGAGGTTTGATCAAGGCTTGTCTTGTGTGACAACCGGATGGGGATATAGAAGGTCAACAC CGAAAGTGAGTCCTGACGTTCTGTATCAGGCCCAAGTGAACCCTCTATCTGAGCAGGCCTGCTGGACCGGTTGGGGTCAGGTTTTCAGCTCTAATGCCCTCCTGTGCACACAGTCTGCTGCCTCATCATCCTGCCTG GGCGATGCTGGAGCACCACTTCTGTGCCAAAAGAATGGACGGTACTATCTGGCTGGCATAATGGCATTGGGGCTCAAGCGCTGTGATCAACAGAAACCAGCCATCTTCACTAATCTGTCCAGGTTCCGGTCCTGGATTGATAGAACAATGACCAATGAAGGATTCTAA
- the ovch1 gene encoding ovochymase-1 isoform X3: MLDRFASMTRYSKESFWTVMAGKHDLENEKESSQQTSKVAKIINHEDYNGITKQHDIALMKLQTPLVFNKYVRPIPVWSGELPSLKRCTVTGWGSTTESGPRATKLQEVNITILETDTCLQFYGGVIRSSMMCAGEVTGGVDACQGDSGGPLSCFTGERFEIAGIVSWGVGCGRAKKPGVYTRVASYDQWISSNIDDQLGTDGTRQLLPASRKLPPSSEAAVKKCGQAEVKPCNLDQGSIGFETSDPSGELRVVNLMEACPHSWPWQVSLQSEENHYCSGTLIDERWVLTARHCRAEAGDIVVLGAHDLNAVEVQRATVKAVYSQPYDGSYPPLHDLSLLYLSVPARIGSSVFPVCLSDEDWRFDQGLSCVTTGWGYRRSTPKVSPDVLYQAQVNPLSEQACWTGWGQVFSSNALLCTQSAASSSCLGDAGAPLLCQKNGRYYLAGIMALGLKRCDQQKPAIFTNLSRFRSWIDRTMTNEGF, encoded by the exons ATGCTTGATCGCTTTGCTTCCATGACCAGATATTCTAAAGAATCCTTCTGGACAGTGATGGCTGGGAAACATGATCTGGAAAATGAAAAGGAGTCCAGCCAACAG ACTTCCAAAGTGGCTAAAATCATCAACCACGAGGACTACAACGGCATAACCAAACAGCACGACATCGCTCTGATGAAGCTGCAGACTCCTCTGGTGTTTAACAAGTACGTGAGGCCCATTCCTGTGTGGAGCGGAGAGTTACCTTCACTGAAACGATGCACCGTTACAGGCTGGGGTTCCACTACTGAGA GTGGCCCGCGTGCAACCAAGCTTCAAGAGGTCAACATTACCATACTGGAGACTGATACCTGTCTGCAATTTTATGGAGGAGTCATCCGTTCCTCTATGATGTGTGCTGGAGAGGTGACGGGAGGTGTGGATGCCTGTCAG GGGGATTCTGGGGGTCCTCTGTCCTGCTTCACAGGAGAGCGCTTTGAAATTGCCGGAATCGTTAGCTGGGGAGTGGGCTGTGGCCGTGCTAAGAAACCAGGCGTCTACACCAGAGTTGCGTCTTATGACCAGTGGATTAGTTCTAACATTGACG ATCAACTCGGCACTGACGGTACACGGCAGTTGTTACCAG CAAGTAGAAAATTACCTCCTTCCTCTGAAGCTGCAG TGAAAAAGTGTGGCCAGGCCGAGGTGAAACCCTGCAATCTAGATCAAGGCTCCATAGGCTTCGAGACATCTGACCCCAGTGGAGAGCTGAGAGTGGTAAACCTGATGGAGGCGTGTCCTCACTCCTGGCCCTGGCAGGTCAGCTTGCAAAGTGAAGAAAACCACTACTGCAGTGGGACCCTCATAGACGAGCGCTGGGTTCTGACCGCACGCCACTGCCGGGCCGA AGCTGGAGATATCGTGGTACTTGGTGCTCATGATCTCAATGCCGTAGAAGTTCAGCGTGCAACAGTCAAGGCAGTGTACAGCCAGCCGTATGATGGCAGCTACCCTCCACTCCATGACCTCTCTCTCCTCTACCTCAGTGTTCCAGCTCGAATAG GATCTTCAGTATTCCCAGTTTGTTTGTCAGATGAAGACTGGAGGTTTGATCAAGGCTTGTCTTGTGTGACAACCGGATGGGGATATAGAAGGTCAACAC CGAAAGTGAGTCCTGACGTTCTGTATCAGGCCCAAGTGAACCCTCTATCTGAGCAGGCCTGCTGGACCGGTTGGGGTCAGGTTTTCAGCTCTAATGCCCTCCTGTGCACACAGTCTGCTGCCTCATCATCCTGCCTG GGCGATGCTGGAGCACCACTTCTGTGCCAAAAGAATGGACGGTACTATCTGGCTGGCATAATGGCATTGGGGCTCAAGCGCTGTGATCAACAGAAACCAGCCATCTTCACTAATCTGTCCAGGTTCCGGTCCTGGATTGATAGAACAATGACCAATGAAGGATTCTAA
- the ovch1 gene encoding ovochymase-1 isoform X4, with amino-acid sequence MYKNSKQKHCISKAISLADFLVIFLLFLHTFKAGKLSTLDGAASHQVYKENATNENSVEAIAGVRTFTTEEGAEPRIVGGKEAWPHSWPWQVVLSFADMPACGGAIINENWIVTASHCFRRYSKESFWTVMAGKHDLENEKESSQQTSKVAKIINHEDYNGITKQHDIALMKLQTPLVFNKYVRPIPVWSGELPSLKRCTVTGWGSTTESGPRATKLQEVNITILETDTCLQFYGGVIRSSMMCAGEVTGGVDACQGDSGGPLSCFTGERFEIAGIVSWGVGCGRAKKPGVYTRVASYDQWISSNIDGMAFRYEIKSTCGQAEVKPCNLDQGSIGFETSDPSGELRVVNLMEACPHSWPWQVSLQSEENHYCSGTLIDERWVLTARHCRAEAGDIVVLGAHDLNAVEVQRATVKAVYSQPYDGSYPPLHDLSLLYLSVPARIGSSVFPVCLSDEDWRFDQGLSCVTTGWGYRRSTPKVSPDVLYQAQVNPLSEQACWTGWGQVFSSNALLCTQSAASSSCLGDAGAPLLCQKNGRYYLAGIMALGLKRCDQQKPAIFTNLSRFRSWIDRTMTNEGF; translated from the exons atgtacaaaaactcCAAACAAAAGCATTGTATATCAAAAGCTATTTCTCTCGCAGACTTTTTGGTCATCTTCTTACTTTTTCTTCACACATTTAAAGCCGGCAAGCTTTCCACTTTGGATGGAGCCGCATCACATCAGGTTTATAAAGAAAACGCCACAAATGAGAACAGTGTCGAAG CTATAGCCGGTGTGAGAACCTTCACTACGGAGGAGGGGGCGGAGCCACGGATTGTGGGCgggaaagaggcgtggcctcactCCTGGCCCTGGCAGGTAGTGCTGAGTTTTGCCGACATGCCAGCCTGCGGTGGTGCAATCATCAACGAGAACTGGATCGTCACAGCCTCCCACTGTTTCAGACG ATATTCTAAAGAATCCTTCTGGACAGTGATGGCTGGGAAACATGATCTGGAAAATGAAAAGGAGTCCAGCCAACAG ACTTCCAAAGTGGCTAAAATCATCAACCACGAGGACTACAACGGCATAACCAAACAGCACGACATCGCTCTGATGAAGCTGCAGACTCCTCTGGTGTTTAACAAGTACGTGAGGCCCATTCCTGTGTGGAGCGGAGAGTTACCTTCACTGAAACGATGCACCGTTACAGGCTGGGGTTCCACTACTGAGA GTGGCCCGCGTGCAACCAAGCTTCAAGAGGTCAACATTACCATACTGGAGACTGATACCTGTCTGCAATTTTATGGAGGAGTCATCCGTTCCTCTATGATGTGTGCTGGAGAGGTGACGGGAGGTGTGGATGCCTGTCAG GGGGATTCTGGGGGTCCTCTGTCCTGCTTCACAGGAGAGCGCTTTGAAATTGCCGGAATCGTTAGCTGGGGAGTGGGCTGTGGCCGTGCTAAGAAACCAGGCGTCTACACCAGAGTTGCGTCTTATGACCAGTGGATTAGTTCTAACATTGACGGTATGGCGTTCAGATATGAAATCAAAAGCACA TGTGGCCAGGCCGAGGTGAAACCCTGCAATCTAGATCAAGGCTCCATAGGCTTCGAGACATCTGACCCCAGTGGAGAGCTGAGAGTGGTAAACCTGATGGAGGCGTGTCCTCACTCCTGGCCCTGGCAGGTCAGCTTGCAAAGTGAAGAAAACCACTACTGCAGTGGGACCCTCATAGACGAGCGCTGGGTTCTGACCGCACGCCACTGCCGGGCCGA AGCTGGAGATATCGTGGTACTTGGTGCTCATGATCTCAATGCCGTAGAAGTTCAGCGTGCAACAGTCAAGGCAGTGTACAGCCAGCCGTATGATGGCAGCTACCCTCCACTCCATGACCTCTCTCTCCTCTACCTCAGTGTTCCAGCTCGAATAG GATCTTCAGTATTCCCAGTTTGTTTGTCAGATGAAGACTGGAGGTTTGATCAAGGCTTGTCTTGTGTGACAACCGGATGGGGATATAGAAGGTCAACAC CGAAAGTGAGTCCTGACGTTCTGTATCAGGCCCAAGTGAACCCTCTATCTGAGCAGGCCTGCTGGACCGGTTGGGGTCAGGTTTTCAGCTCTAATGCCCTCCTGTGCACACAGTCTGCTGCCTCATCATCCTGCCTG GGCGATGCTGGAGCACCACTTCTGTGCCAAAAGAATGGACGGTACTATCTGGCTGGCATAATGGCATTGGGGCTCAAGCGCTGTGATCAACAGAAACCAGCCATCTTCACTAATCTGTCCAGGTTCCGGTCCTGGATTGATAGAACAATGACCAATGAAGGATTCTAA